The Acidobacteriota bacterium genome contains the following window.
CCGCCGTTCACGTTCACCTTGTTGCGGTCGAGGCCCAGCTCCTGCTCGACCGCGAGATACTGCGCCGCGAACGCCTCGTTCACCTCGATGAGATCGAGGTCGTCCAGCGTGAGCTTCGTCTTCTCGAGGAGCTTGCGCGTGGCCGGCGCCGGCCCCATGCCCATCAGCGTCGGCTCCACGCCCACGTAGGACCACGCGATGAGCCGCCCGAGCGGCTTCAGCCCACGCGCGTCGACCGCCTTCCTCGAGGCGAGAATGAGCGCCGCGCCGCCGTCGACGATCCCGCTCGCGTTTCCCGCAGTGACGCAGCCGTTCTTCGAGAAGGCCGCCGGCAGCTTCGCCAGCCCGTCCATCGTCGTCTCGGGCCGGATGTGATCGTCTTTCGCGAACAGCGTCACCCCCTTGCGCGACGTGATTTCGACGGGCACGACCTCCTCGTCGAACTTCCCTTCGCGCCAGGCCTTCTCGGCGAGCTGCTGGCTGCGGAGCGCGTATGCGTCCTGCGCCTCGCGCGGAATCGCGTACTTGGTGGCGCAGTTCTCGGCGGTCGCCGCCATCATGCAGTTGCAGTGCGTGTCGAGGAGGGCTTCCCAGAGCATGTCCTCCATCTTCGCCTGCCCCAGCTTCAGCCCGGTCCGCGCGCCGCGAATGACGTGCGGCGCCTGGCTCATGCTCTCCATGCCGCCGGTCAGCACCAGGTCGGCCTCCTCGAGCTGAATCAGCTGGGCGCCGTTCACGGCCGCCTGGATGCCGGACCCGCACAGGCGGTTGACGGTCAGCGCGGGCCGATCGATCGGCACGCCCGCTTTCAACCCGACGTGCCGCGCGCCGTAGATCGCGTCGGCGCTCGTCTGCAGGACGTTCCCGAAGACGACGTGGTCCACCCAGTCCGGCTGCACGCCCGTGCGATCCATCGCCGCTTTCGCCGCGATGGCGCCGAGCTGCAGCGCGGAAAAGTCCTTCAGCGCGCCGACGTACTCCGCCATCGGCGTCCGCGCCCCTCCAACGATGAATACCTCATGCATGGGAGCTACCTGTCCTTGCCTGCTTCCAGGCGCTTCGCAACATAGTCCCCGGTCTGCGCCGTCCCGAGCCGGCCGCCCGCGTCGGTCGTCACGTTGAGCGTCTGCACCGCGTTGGCGACGGCGGCTTCGATGGCCGCGGCTTCCGGCTTCGCGCCCAGGTGCTCCAGCATCAGCGCCGCCGACAGGATCGCGCCGACCGGGTTCGCGACGTTCTTGCCTTCGTACTTCGGCGCCGAGCCGTGCACCGGCTCGAACATCGACGTGCGCCCGGGATGGATGTTGCCGGAAGTCGCCATCCCGAGCCCGCCCTGGAGCTGCGCGCCGAGGTCCGTGATGATGTCGCCGAACAGGTTGTTTGTGACGATCACCTCGAACAGACCGGGGTTCTTCACCATCTGCATCGCGAGCGCGTCGATGAAGTAGTGATCGGCCTTGATCCCGGGATAGTCCACCGCCACCTCGCGGAACACCCTCTGCCACAACGCGTGCCCCTGCTGCATGGCGTTGCTCTTGTCGGCCATCACGACGTTCGTCCGGCCCGAGGCTGCCGCGAACTCGAAGGCGTGGCGGATGATGCGATGGACGCCCTTGTACGTGTTCACTTCCTCCTGGATGGCGATCTCGTCCGGCGTGCCGGCCTTGAAACGCCCGCCGACGCTCACGTACAGCCCCTCGGTGTTCTCCCGAAAGACGACGAAGTCCACGTCCTTCGGCGTGCGTCCCTTGAGCGGGCACAGGCGCTCGTCGAGGAGGCGAACGGGCCGGTAATTCACGTACAGATCCAGCTCGAAGCGGATGCCGAGCAGGATGTCGCGGGCGTGGCGCATATCCGGGATCCGCGGATCGCCAAGCGCTCCGATGAAGATCGCGTCGAACTCATCGCGCAGCGTCGCGTAGCCGTTGGCCGGCAGCGCGATGCCCGTCTGCAGGTAATAGTCCGCGCCGTACGGGAGCAGCTCGAGGTCGATCGTCCTCCCGAACACCTCCGCCGTCTTCCGGATCACCTTCACGGCTTCGGCCGTGACGTCTTTTCCGATGCCGTCTCCGGCAATAACCGCAATCCTCAAATCCTCAAATCCTCCAAATCCTCAAATCCTCAAATTCTCAAATGCAACCGCCATCCCGAGCCCGCCGCTCACGCACAGCGTCGCCAGACCGCGCCGCGCGCCGCGCCGCTTCATCTCGTGCAGCAGCGTGACCACGAGGCGCGTGCCGGTGGCGCCGATCGGGTGGCCGAGTGCGATCGCGCCGCCGTTCACGTTCAGCCGATCGGGCGCGATCGGCACGTCCTTCAGCACCGCGAGCACCTGCGCCGCGAACGCCTCGTTCAGCTCGACGAGGTCGTAG
Protein-coding sequences here:
- a CDS encoding acetyl-CoA C-acetyltransferase translates to MHEVFIVGGARTPMAEYVGALKDFSALQLGAIAAKAAMDRTGVQPDWVDHVVFGNVLQTSADAIYGARHVGLKAGVPIDRPALTVNRLCGSGIQAAVNGAQLIQLEEADLVLTGGMESMSQAPHVIRGARTGLKLGQAKMEDMLWEALLDTHCNCMMAATAENCATKYAIPREAQDAYALRSQQLAEKAWREGKFDEEVVPVEITSRKGVTLFAKDDHIRPETTMDGLAKLPAAFSKNGCVTAGNASGIVDGGAALILASRKAVDARGLKPLGRLIAWSYVGVEPTLMGMGPAPATRKLLEKTKLTLDDLDLIEVNEAFAAQYLAVEQELGLDRNKVNVNGGAIALGHPLGMTGTRLLLTLLLELRRRGKRRGLATACIGGGQGIAALVETES
- a CDS encoding 3-isopropylmalate dehydrogenase (catalyzes the oxidation of 3-isopropylmalate to 3-carboxy-4-methyl-2-oxopentanoate in leucine biosynthesis), with amino-acid sequence MRIAVIAGDGIGKDVTAEAVKVIRKTAEVFGRTIDLELLPYGADYYLQTGIALPANGYATLRDEFDAIFIGALGDPRIPDMRHARDILLGIRFELDLYVNYRPVRLLDERLCPLKGRTPKDVDFVVFRENTEGLYVSVGGRFKAGTPDEIAIQEEVNTYKGVHRIIRHAFEFAAASGRTNVVMADKSNAMQQGHALWQRVFREVAVDYPGIKADHYFIDALAMQMVKNPGLFEVIVTNNLFGDIITDLGAQLQGGLGMATSGNIHPGRTSMFEPVHGSAPKYEGKNVANPVGAILSAALMLEHLGAKPEAAAIEAAVANAVQTLNVTTDAGGRLGTAQTGDYVAKRLEAGKDR